The Salmo salar chromosome ssa02, Ssal_v3.1, whole genome shotgun sequence genome segment tctagtaacttgtgtatctgtaattatttaatcaaagagcgtgcttaaagcatcagacaaattacgcacatatagttgattttattaaaacacatggggtgattggtagaaagaacagatgactcttggttgaccaagatgtattttagttggggacagcactagaacatgatttaagggatcccgagtggcgcagcggtctaagacactgcatctcagtgcttgaggcgtcactaccggccttgattgggagttccatagggcggcgcacaattggcccagcgtcgtccggggtaagcagtcattgtaaataagaatttgttcttaactgacttgcctagttaaataaaggttacatttaaataaataaaaagtgttTTATGACAAACTGTTTTCTACAAATCCGTCAAGGCACCAACTTTGAGAAGGTTTttaaacaaaggtttcaaactaattaatgaatgtaattgaatctaggtatgtttcgcctttaatgtaatggcatgaaaaaaattggctgaatattatacaatgacttatcaacagctctaataatttgccccccacaggaaatcttcactggcaattctagaatatactatatagcctagaaacctggttaaactatcattatgacatcatggatgaattctagaatatactatatagcccagaaacctggttaaactatcattatgacatcatggatgaattctagaatatactacatatcctagaaacctggttaaactatcattatgacatcatggatgaattctagaatatactatatagcctagaaacctggttaaactatcattatgacatcatggatgaattctagaatatactatatagcctagaaacctggttaaactatcattatgacatcatggatggccagtctttgtattcatagtgtagtgaattcagggggtagccctgagctgaactcaaacctgggcCCAGTGACTGTCAAgtcaacaccttataactgttatgTCAAGATGTTGggaacttcttgacgaggtcccTAGGTTTTGGGTTACGGTTGCTAtaatagctttctctatgaatgtgagagtggttacaattctccagcccccatccctcagctgcttaccaaaccaagtctctgggcagccattttgtttctgtttaaaaCCTAGGTTGTCCCTTTAAACAAGCCacacaatcaaccaatcaatctgcagttcaaacaataacaaagttgtaattccaccactgttttggtaacaAGATGATGGATGGGTCTGGATTAAtgtaactacagacagacagacctatggatgcaaggactgaccatccatgatatcaacattatagttttaaccatgttgaggctatacagtgttgatttacattgtttcctAACATTGGAGCAAGAaaatttggggttctgatggggtacaacagttgaactaagctcatgaggcatgtgttatattcttcaagaatcaatggctataaataaataatttaaaagtcaaaatatggatgtagcaattgcagatttcccctttaacaccaaacatcagttcaacaactgcagagtttgtgcctctgtttttaaggcagtacttactagtgttaatcagggaacggtttctcaaaaccatcttatggctaagttcaccgttagaaccattggatgccttaagatgcgtttgggaaaccgggaccagatatccagtttcctcctctttctctgcctcctcttctttcactgtaacagcctcaccctctacttgtttttgtaattcAACAGCCAcctctttgacgagagcttcttCTTCCttcgtccagcagacctcttctttagcaggaggagagtagcttagtgaactcatggtcggggatgttagctagctaggctaatgctaacttatccagcccgctagctgaataataacaacaaagcaaatatgaaattaaatcggataactaactagaaaacagaagtgggtttaaaacaaagTGGCTAAGATACACGAAAgtgtctaaagagctttattggttcggctattttgtctagcaagctaccgaggtggctgaataactgtcgctgctgttgaaagaagcgttccgtccactacattataccatCAACATTACCTTAAAGCCCCACATCGCCATCTattgactggagtgggtaacgcagttgagtaaaactTCTTTTTAAAATGTGCAGACAAGTTCAATGTTGGAAGCATGAGTTTTTGGTCCCTGGGatagaaatgtataaagttgACATTACATCATAAAATCCACCTTTTACATCGTAcattagcaatttatgttttagtaactACTGTTGTTGGTTTGGTGTCAAATAAGCCTctctttatatgttatttgccgaatctgttttccatgtgggttttacaCTAGCTAAAGTTCCCTCTTTCAAGTTGGTAGCTAActggaaaatctaatcaaatcaaaaatctaattttattggtcacgtacacatggttagcagatgttaatgcgagtgtagctaaatgcttgtgcttctagttctgacagtgcagtaatatctaacaagtaatctaacaattccccaacaactacctaatacacacaaatctaaaggggtgaatgagaatatgtacatagaagcatatggatgagcgatggccgagcagcaGTGGCGGACTGGCCGTAGGGAGCACCGGGACATTTCCCAGTGGCATGAGGGTCGTTTTGGCCTGCCGTGAATAGTCAACTTGACCAGTGATAATATAGCAAGCAGGAATGAGTTGACGGAGAATCCACGTATCAGGCgcaactctcactctctcgctgcaGTGTCCCCGCGCAAAAATGACATCAGGTCTCTCCACGACGCACATAGCAACCGTCTACCTGCTTCTCCACCGATAACATTTTAGACAAGTCGCACGGCGAAATGGACGGTCAGAAAATGAAAgatggagcagagagggagagaattaaAAAAAGAGAAAGGCCCTTGCCACAGACGCAGCTAAATGCTGCAAAATAAGCGACATATTCGCCAGTAAGGGACCAGGTcagtcaaaaacacacacacacactacacccagcatggctagctaaaacacacactgatacacacacgatacccagcatggctagctaaaacacacacactgatacacacacgacacccagcatggctagctaaaacacacactgatacacacacacacgacacccagcatggctagctaaaacacacacactgatacacacacacacacacgacacccagcatggctagctaaaacacacacactgatacacacacgacacccagcatggctagctaaaacacacacactgatacacacacacgacacgacacccagcatggctagctaagTAGCTTAGCTAATAATAGTGACACAACCGCCGGTAGACTAAACAGTTTGCACGTCTTACGTCTTCGTGGAGGAATTATATCATTGCAATGAGTGCAACATAGCGATCATAATATGACATTGAAGGCAATATGTTTCAACTAGTAGTAAATCTAGACTATGGACTTGCCAGGATTTAGTCACGACTCATGCCACACAAGCTGGGGAAAGTGCACATACACTGTACACCGAAACAGGCTACAGTAACGTAACCATAATACATCCATGAACGGAACACAGTAGCCTGTGTGACACAGCACAGGAAATGACAAAGATCATTAACCCATTAGTACCAGCATTACAAGTTATATTAATATAAGGCTCTGGGAAAAATTAACAAACCTGTTCCACTCTGCGGTCCCCTGTTGATTTACAGTTTTTAAGTATAGTATTTAAGATGATTGACGAGAACAGTATCATCCAACCATCGGGTAACTTGTTTCATGCGCATCAAAGGTGAGGGTGAATTTCAGATGTTCACTGCTTGTATTGATGAAGGAGTGGAATCGATGAAGTTCCTCTGCTGTCCCCTGGAATAGATGGAACACGTTATCAGTGAAGACATTTACAGAGCCCGATGAGGTGCTAGAATGGATTGTTAGGGTTGACAATCACATTCCTCTCTAACAACCCCACATACAGTTTGGCATAATAAGATGCTGTTTTTAAACTATAATGACCATAATGCACTGCGTgcctacttgtcttgtctgtgtttcttttacacctgctatgtaaaagagacagaagaatgcacaatggtcaatgctatctgggatccttgggacatccctaccctaaacgctgaccttaacccctaccttaaccattttaaatgtcaacttcaacgggctagggacgtcccaaggatgtatctctacctgcaagtacatgatctaagtgattgatagttggtattcagcagtcataaagccttatttactttaatgaactactaaaatagtgatttagtcagacagcatagacagcagctctacactttattgagtgactgatccattcatccttccatccctcctcagccttcctctcctctgaagacccagtgagggtggagctcagtcagagagctgttcagggactggttaggaagaacacttctacagccagagaggtgagaggtcacacatggtttagatggtaaatatttatgtccccttagtggttcatcacgtcagcaaaagggaatatgttccatcatccatgtttatttacattagtgaaaattatccactgatattggtgtaatttctcaccccttttggctgtatgaaagttaatttcccctcaggcacacacatttgttatttgatattatgaaggtcatttgtgttaAATGTACTtgtccccactcattcaccccatctctttacattgctgatgcatcttcagtggcctgactgcatccagaaTATGTccaaggcccatcctggtagatctgaaccttaagcagcttggagtgatcatatgacagaagtcacatttaggtgccaggtgtaactgaggccatagatgctccatatccattactttgagtgttttatataatatgactaaatgtgcttctgtgttgcaggggcagtcaagaaatggaacagcaaggccacagaacatgacataagcagagctgtgggagaccacctcaagcccctggtagagccgggggtggtgtttaccactccaccttcagcaggctggaaaagtgatactgtttttcatactaggGAATTGATCTGTTTGATCCATTTGTTAGTTTGTTttcagtagttgaatcctttgacatattgttgatttcaacaaatgaactaggttggttgaaaagtgatactaaacttaCATATCATGCACTATTTTGACAGTGGaagatatactgaatttatactCTGTTTCATACTAAGATTGACATAAGATAAGTTGAttttgcacatatttgttcattGGTTTAGCAAGAGTGTGTTATTGGTCAGTCACTGGGTTCATTTGTTTTACaaaatgttcaaatcaagctttatttatacagcacatttcagacatggatgcaacgcaatggcttcacaggaaaaaacaaatatttagattaacaactgaaagactagtGATCATTCTAAGAAAATTCCATTGATTAAAataattggatgcaacatccaacccaaaatataagcttgttttaccacattgttgttacgttccccagcaaaAACCCCCCCAGTAATGTCACTTAAATAGAAAAGAGAACTAACAAAgaatcactgacaacaaccacaactaaacaggtggggttttaggagaggatctgaaagacactatgggggtgtccactgaaagttgactagtaacaacaactgggacataaaagacacccaccatgagacccactaaatctgcccaagaagaggaaaacaaaagaaaaacccacaccaaacttaaagacaggaagcaaaccaaaaaggtggcgcaactaaaggtgttgactctccacatgtatcaagacaactggagcactgggccagacactcttaaatagaacctggaccagctcaggtgaaacaccttcccactaacgagatagACAAGcaagcacaggtgtaacacatactgactaacgaggtgacaccaatcagtgcgtcctacgtgctaacgagctgtacgggctaacgagctagacgtgctaacgagcacTACGTGCTAACAAGCTATACGTGCTagcgtccaacctcaaaacataaatggaaaaaccaaagcctgtaacaccgtCCCCCTTATGACAACACATTTATCCAAtgttttttgttggacaagtttgctcaccaccaacagaaaacaacttccatttcacattataatcaactacaatgcttcacctcctacaatataaacatggtgtctactggctgtcaacaattaaaaacaggaaaaaacacatttctaaatatatatatttttctacaatCTTAATTTCTgaaaaaactcactagcttctataactctcgtcttcctaaaacgaACTCTTCTTGTTAGTTGACCAATTTATTATATACAATATATTATACGtccatgtgtataggctgcaagaaagttgaaattaagttgttttcaagtcaaacgacctgaaaatacatattttcaactaAAACCGAACGTATATTGAATGTCAGGCCTTGTCTtcttttcaacgtcttttcaatgacatgttgctaggtgggatagccccaatgtcaaacacagttttaacgtgtccaaatcaataaccaaaatgcagaaacagtttgtgatatattgaaaacccAAACATAAAATGGGCCatactatttacacaaacatctgccacaataatcatattacttgtattttttaaacaaggtccttataaactgcacaagcaccaaaactgttgttttgacaagtagcaataaatcactgatatcgattaggggtgaaatcaggttgtactgttgttgaaactaacacaactaaaaaaacacatggaaaagggagatatcttttacctcactggttagaggacaacctgaagaagacagctagctacattttgaagtgttacaTTTTGATTTGGCCAACGTGGTAAGTCTTACACaacactttttgttaaatctcataaacgGTACTCTTCCAATTCAGAGCCTGTATtttcccctgaggctaatatccatatcatgttgaaatcaatagaacaggggacaaacgtttaggattctacattgtgacatcattaaaatactccttctacaatgttaaaacattctacattgtgacattatgtcattgatatcatgaaacaactccttcatgtattttctgatgtttgatcagaaatCTTTTATCGGAGAACCTCttgtcacattgatcacagctataagatttctctccagtgtgtgttctcagatgtactatcaggctgtttggctgagtaaaactcttcccacattgatcacaactataaggtttctctcctgtgtgtgttctctggtgtgtctTCAGACAGCCAgatgtaacaaaactcttcccacattgagtacagctatatggcttctctcctgtgtgtgttctctggtgcactatcAGGCTGCTTGACTgagtgaaactcttcccacactgattacAGCTATacaatttctctcctgtgtgtgttctccggtgtactatcaggctgctTGACtgaataaaactcttcccacattgattacagctatatggtttctctcctgtgtgtattctctggtgtgatttcaggTTGCTTGGCTGAGtaaaacttttcccacattgatcacagccataaggtttctctccagtgtgaattctctgATGTATTGTAAGGTCTACTgaagaggtgaatctcttcccacagtcagagcagcaatgcggtttctctccagtgtgtattctcaGGTGTACTTTCAGTGAATTTGatcttaagtaactcttcccacactcaaaacagtggtgaggtttctttcctgtgtgttctcgctggtgtttcttgaggtgttctgatctggagagacctttctctgcctcgtcagcatcatgatgttgttgaggctccccagaggatccacaatagtcacgtctctctcctgtgtgaacgacAAAGTCAGAGAGATGGTTAAAGTCCCACAACAGAAGAAATCCATTGTTTATTTGAGGTGATGCCCAGAGCGTACCCATGAAGTTATACAACAAATGATGTCTGGGAATTTGACACttgtcttaagacagtcaagtgagcaacaatagtcatattttgtcttgttttcacatattACAGTTACTGAacccctaagcagtgtgccagacgacttttggtctccaatataggcccctttctgtgtttgctaaaattgcgtcACGAGGgcgacacacacacaatttggtt includes the following:
- the LOC106566132 gene encoding zinc finger protein 239-like, with protein sequence MDVDLDILREDINALCASLEFSQRQIDDLRRENTELKGERRDYCGSSGEPQQHHDADEAEKGLSRSEHLKKHQREHTGKKPHHCFECGKSYLRSNSLKVHLRIHTGEKPHCCSDCGKRFTSSVDLTIHQRIHTGEKPYGCDQCGKSFTQPSNLKSHQRIHTGEKPYSCNQCGKSFIQSSSLIVHRRTHTGEKLYSCNQCGKSFTQSSSLIVHQRTHTGEKPYSCTQCGKSFVTSGCLKTHQRTHTGEKPYSCDQCGKSFTQPNSLIVHLRTHTGEKSYSCDQCDKRFSDKRFLIKHQKIHEGVVS